A window of Fibrobacter sp. UBA4297 contains these coding sequences:
- a CDS encoding tRNA lysidine(34) synthetase has product MSFDLIEHIRHHGFKRLLLAVSGGLDSICLAHYFIENSAALGIEWLGIAHVHHGLREGTADRDAKFVEEFAKSHDVPFFLKKLDGEALKGAEGSLEENARYARYKALTEIVKSIVTLEPTGDRVHYALDPIGALPLQDDEGCAPIPHSPIAIVTAHHAGDQAETMYMRLKRGTTLAGLRGIQEVRIIQDDTSLVSRLSSLVYIFRPFLNVTRIELLAYARENDLSWCEDESNADVKFARNKIRHEFLPNLERECPGAIQQLCKIAGLADKAYAKVIANCSRSFDFAQDDTRGFPLGGGNDKWRFQNRGGHDKAHSALPQDDTSLVSRLSSFVSLDKKKLNKILREYADADLSEMFRLWLTEKGLRFPIGFFYGPKEPAHVKIPVRAVYRRRSVVKIAHTVWICEFKDALSAAKFVSCEKKEKDYNEST; this is encoded by the coding sequence TTGTCTTTCGACTTAATTGAACATATTCGCCATCATGGTTTCAAGCGCCTGTTGCTTGCAGTTTCGGGCGGTTTGGATTCTATTTGCTTGGCGCATTATTTTATCGAGAACAGTGCCGCGCTTGGCATTGAATGGCTGGGTATTGCGCATGTGCATCACGGGCTGCGCGAAGGAACCGCAGACAGAGACGCAAAATTTGTGGAAGAATTTGCAAAGTCGCACGACGTTCCTTTTTTCTTGAAGAAGTTGGATGGTGAAGCGCTGAAAGGTGCAGAAGGATCGCTTGAAGAGAATGCACGATATGCAAGGTATAAAGCGCTAACAGAAATTGTGAAAAGCATTGTCACTCTGGAGCCGACAGGCGATAGAGTCCATTATGCTTTGGATCCTATCGGGGCTTTGCCCCTCCAGGATGACGAAGGCTGCGCCCCCATACCCCATAGCCCAATCGCTATCGTGACGGCGCATCATGCGGGGGATCAGGCAGAGACGATGTATATGCGTCTTAAGCGAGGAACAACGCTTGCCGGGCTGCGCGGAATTCAAGAAGTAAGAATAATTCAGGATGACACGTCTCTCGTCTCTCGTCTTTCGTCTCTCGTCTATATTTTCCGTCCGTTCTTGAACGTCACTCGCATAGAACTCCTCGCCTATGCTCGCGAGAATGATTTAAGCTGGTGCGAAGACGAAAGCAATGCGGATGTAAAATTCGCACGCAACAAAATTAGGCACGAGTTTTTGCCGAATCTGGAACGCGAATGTCCGGGGGCAATCCAACAGCTTTGCAAGATTGCGGGGCTAGCAGACAAAGCGTATGCAAAAGTAATCGCTAATTGCTCTAGATCCTTCGACTTCGCTCAGGATGACACAAGGGGATTCCCGCTCGGTGGCGGGAATGACAAGTGGCGATTCCAGAACAGAGGCGGGCATGACAAAGCACATTCGGCGTTGCCTCAGGATGACACGTCTCTCGTCTCTCGTCTCTCGTCTTTCGTCTCATTAGACAAGAAAAAACTCAATAAAATCCTACGCGAATACGCGGATGCAGATCTGTCCGAAATGTTCCGGTTGTGGCTCACAGAAAAGGGTTTGCGGTTCCCGATTGGCTTTTTCTACGGCCCTAAGGAGCCTGCCCACGTGAAAATCCCGGTTCGGGCGGTTTATCGCCGGCGTTCCGTCGTCAAAATAGCGCATACTGTCTGGATTTGCGAGTTCAAGGACGCGCTTTCAGCCGCAAAATTTGTATCTTGCGAGAAGAAAGAAAAGGATTATAATGAATCAACCTAA
- the ftsH gene encoding ATP-dependent zinc metalloprotease FtsH — protein sequence MNQPKKPAPFKNKNFIIVLIMLLMLFVMFPMTGKDSSKDITRTEFLAMMGDSTKVITELTLQKTPDGVIIEGAYEMSPEEIAEAKKNQSALARFTRNSTDTKNKHFKSHMLDISNEQISTWEAFKGVKVKVIHESTTWIDTLVAFLPAILLIAFFYIMMSRQMGGGGKSPFSFGKSQVRQLNSQKKTTFNDVAGCDEAKQDLQELVEFLKDPKKYDKLGGRIPKGALLVGPPGTGKTLLARAVAGEAGVPFFSMSGSDFVEMFVGVGASRVRDLFETGKKNAPCILFIDEIDAVGRQRGAGLGGGHDEREQTLNQLLVEMDGFTANEGVILIAATNRPDVLDKALLRPGRFDRQIVVGLPDLRGREEILKVHLKKRKVPLGDDVDVKAVAKGTPGLAGADLENLVNEAALLAARFNNKKVTMLDFEEARDKLSMGAERRTLLMTDEEKRHTAYHEAGHALMTLLCKHSDPLHKITIIPRGRALGVTMSLPERDQVSYSREYAEERIMIMMSGRLAELIFFNHQSTGASNDIQRATELARKMVTEWGFDDEIGPVCYSRADGEVFLGREISKPKEMSEMMAEKIDNAINNLIKRMDNKARELLEEHKDKLIDLAEALFEFEVLDREEIDKVMAGEKLTGTKKSRQYKAMEELAKKREEENTPPPDPGDQPPVAPITDVQPAPATGNETATNSVKENE from the coding sequence ATGAATCAACCTAAGAAGCCAGCTCCGTTTAAGAACAAGAATTTTATCATTGTTCTCATCATGCTCCTCATGCTTTTCGTCATGTTCCCCATGACCGGGAAAGATTCCAGTAAGGATATTACCCGCACCGAATTTTTAGCCATGATGGGCGACTCGACCAAGGTCATTACTGAACTCACCCTCCAGAAGACTCCCGATGGCGTGATTATCGAAGGCGCTTATGAGATGTCCCCGGAAGAAATCGCCGAAGCAAAGAAGAACCAAAGCGCGCTCGCGAGGTTCACTCGCAACAGTACCGACACCAAGAACAAGCATTTCAAGAGCCACATGCTCGATATTTCGAACGAGCAAATTTCGACTTGGGAAGCGTTCAAGGGCGTGAAGGTCAAGGTCATTCACGAATCAACCACGTGGATTGATACGCTTGTGGCGTTCCTCCCGGCCATTTTGCTGATTGCGTTCTTCTACATCATGATGAGCCGTCAGATGGGCGGTGGCGGTAAGAGCCCGTTCTCGTTTGGCAAGAGCCAAGTGCGCCAGCTGAACTCGCAGAAGAAGACGACGTTCAATGATGTTGCCGGTTGCGACGAAGCCAAGCAGGACTTGCAGGAACTCGTTGAATTTTTGAAGGACCCGAAGAAGTATGACAAGCTCGGTGGACGCATCCCGAAGGGTGCTTTGCTCGTTGGCCCTCCGGGTACGGGTAAGACGCTCCTCGCCCGCGCTGTCGCAGGTGAAGCAGGAGTGCCGTTCTTTAGCATGTCGGGTTCGGACTTCGTGGAAATGTTCGTTGGCGTGGGTGCATCCCGCGTGCGTGACTTGTTTGAAACCGGCAAGAAGAACGCTCCGTGTATTTTGTTCATCGACGAAATCGATGCTGTGGGTCGTCAGCGTGGTGCTGGTCTCGGTGGCGGTCACGATGAACGCGAACAGACTTTGAACCAGTTGCTCGTGGAAATGGACGGCTTCACCGCTAACGAAGGCGTGATTTTGATTGCCGCCACGAACCGTCCGGATGTGCTCGACAAGGCTCTCCTCCGTCCGGGCCGCTTTGACCGCCAGATTGTGGTGGGCCTCCCCGACCTCAGGGGTCGTGAAGAAATTTTGAAGGTTCACTTGAAGAAGCGCAAGGTACCTCTCGGCGATGATGTCGATGTGAAGGCTGTCGCTAAGGGAACTCCGGGACTTGCCGGTGCAGACCTCGAAAACTTGGTGAACGAAGCAGCGCTCCTCGCCGCAAGGTTCAACAACAAGAAAGTGACGATGCTCGACTTTGAAGAAGCTCGCGACAAGCTCAGCATGGGTGCTGAACGCCGCACGCTCCTCATGACCGACGAAGAAAAGCGCCACACCGCTTATCACGAAGCGGGCCATGCACTCATGACGCTTTTGTGCAAGCATTCCGACCCGCTCCACAAAATTACGATTATCCCTCGCGGACGCGCTCTCGGTGTGACCATGAGTTTGCCCGAACGCGACCAGGTCAGCTACAGCCGCGAATACGCCGAAGAACGCATCATGATCATGATGTCCGGCCGTCTCGCCGAACTCATCTTCTTCAACCACCAGAGCACGGGTGCAAGTAACGACATCCAGCGCGCTACAGAACTTGCCCGTAAGATGGTGACGGAATGGGGCTTCGACGACGAAATCGGACCGGTCTGCTACAGTCGCGCCGATGGCGAAGTGTTCCTCGGACGCGAAATCAGTAAGCCGAAGGAAATGTCCGAAATGATGGCCGAAAAGATTGACAACGCCATCAACAACTTGATCAAGCGCATGGACAACAAGGCAAGAGAACTCCTTGAAGAACACAAGGACAAGCTCATCGACCTCGCCGAAGCGCTGTTTGAATTCGAAGTGCTCGACCGCGAAGAAATCGATAAGGTCATGGCAGGCGAAAAGCTCACCGGTACAAAGAAGAGCCGCCAGTACAAGGCTATGGAAGAACTCGCCAAAAAGCGCGAAGAAGAAAACACTCCGCCGCCTGACCCGGGTGACCAACCGCCGGTAGCCCCGATTACCGACGTGCAGCCAGCCCCCGCTACAGGCAACGAAACCGCTACAAATTCTGTGAAAGAAAACGAATAA
- the folP gene encoding dihydropteroate synthase, with the protein MPLVMGIVNVTPDSFFDGGKHNTPEAAYEHAISLVEQGAVILDIGGESSRPGSAPVSLQEELDRVCPVVEALAQTATISEDLDNPGFRKFYISVDTVKAKVAEECMKLGAHIINDISACMMDPKMIETIASTKASVVLNHMRGNFGTMQQDFKPYTNVVQEVQEELLAQVQKLIDAGVEKERICIDPGIGFGKTVQDNIDLMKSVDEMLKDGYPVLIGTSRKSYIGKMPGLEASDRLIPTVTADIIAALGGASVIRVHDVREAKESLLYLEALKSHDAV; encoded by the coding sequence ATGCCGCTTGTCATGGGTATCGTGAATGTTACCCCGGACAGTTTCTTTGATGGAGGCAAGCATAACACGCCTGAAGCCGCTTACGAGCACGCGATTTCGTTGGTGGAACAAGGCGCTGTGATTCTCGATATCGGTGGTGAAAGCAGCCGCCCGGGAAGCGCTCCCGTAAGCCTTCAAGAAGAACTCGACCGTGTATGCCCCGTCGTTGAAGCGCTCGCACAGACCGCGACCATTTCGGAAGACCTCGACAATCCGGGATTCCGCAAGTTTTACATCTCGGTCGATACGGTCAAAGCTAAGGTCGCCGAAGAATGCATGAAGCTCGGTGCGCACATCATCAACGACATCAGCGCCTGCATGATGGACCCGAAGATGATCGAGACCATCGCAAGCACAAAGGCAAGCGTGGTGCTGAACCACATGCGCGGAAATTTCGGAACGATGCAGCAGGACTTCAAGCCGTACACAAACGTGGTGCAGGAAGTTCAAGAAGAACTCTTGGCACAGGTGCAAAAGCTCATCGACGCCGGTGTCGAAAAAGAACGCATTTGCATTGATCCGGGTATCGGTTTTGGAAAGACTGTTCAAGACAACATAGACTTGATGAAGTCTGTAGATGAGATGCTCAAGGACGGCTACCCCGTTTTGATTGGCACGTCTAGAAAGTCCTACATCGGAAAGATGCCTGGGCTTGAAGCAAGCGATCGGCTTATCCCGACCGTGACCGCAGACATTATCGCCGCCCTTGGCGGTGCAAGCGTTATCCGCGTTCACGATGTCCGCGAAGCAAAAGAATCACTTTTATATTTGGAGGCTTTGAAGTCCCATGACGCTGTTTAA
- the cdaA gene encoding diadenylate cyclase CdaA has protein sequence MTLFKLFGIIDVRMADILDILLISVILYYIFLLFRGTRAAQMIFGGFLLILAWLIAQWWELHTLVWMLSNLATLGIIAIVILFQPEIRSALTRIGQSVSKVDLRNILFHASGLDDIAQKICSAVQDLAKTKTGALIVLEKRVGLKNYADTGEYLDARISSRLLRALFFPNSALHDGAVILNCKSIVAAGCILPMPTGNAEGDAGYGMRHRAAKALAAESDALIIIVSEETGKISTAYRNNLRRGLTPKELKAEIFRHWHDLFNEVIEEDQAEGENEAVENKV, from the coding sequence ATGACGCTGTTTAAGTTATTCGGCATCATTGATGTCCGCATGGCTGACATTCTGGACATTCTCCTCATATCAGTCATTCTGTATTATATCTTTTTGCTGTTCCGCGGAACGCGTGCAGCCCAGATGATTTTTGGTGGCTTTTTGCTCATTCTCGCATGGCTCATTGCGCAGTGGTGGGAACTCCATACGCTCGTGTGGATGCTCAGTAACCTCGCTACGCTCGGTATTATCGCCATCGTGATTTTGTTCCAGCCCGAAATTCGAAGCGCACTCACGCGAATCGGTCAGAGCGTAAGTAAGGTGGACTTGAGAAACATTCTCTTCCACGCGAGCGGTCTCGATGACATCGCCCAGAAAATTTGCTCAGCCGTTCAGGATTTGGCAAAGACAAAAACCGGTGCACTCATCGTGCTTGAAAAGCGCGTGGGCCTCAAGAACTACGCAGATACAGGTGAATACCTCGACGCACGAATCAGCTCCAGACTTTTGCGCGCTTTGTTCTTCCCGAACTCCGCTTTGCACGACGGTGCCGTAATTCTCAACTGCAAGTCGATCGTCGCCGCAGGCTGCATTTTGCCGATGCCGACCGGTAACGCCGAAGGTGACGCTGGCTACGGTATGCGCCACCGCGCCGCTAAAGCTCTCGCTGCCGAAAGTGATGCCCTCATCATCATCGTCTCCGAAGAAACAGGTAAAATTTCTACCGCTTACAGAAACAACCTGAGACGCGGCCTCACCCCGAAAGAACTTAAAGCAGAAATTTTCCGCCACTGGCACGACCTCTTCAACGAAGTTATTGAAGAAGATCAAGCCGAAGGTGAAAACGAAGCAGTCGAAAACAAGGTGTAA
- a CDS encoding formylglycine-generating enzyme family protein produces the protein MANNEKNSTKNAQNAQGNQKKKNGKRNLVILILMFLLLICLFVVQCQLNKVKQQALEEQKLSELALRQQQILDSLRAEQAKADSLKALEEARIADSLRLADSLRTADSLANLPKVNKDSLKNVRDSIRVARKARRDSLEALAKIEKARQDSLDKLRAADSLRNSDKVPPTAEITPPAGRYYDPIKLKVKCDEIKCKTFVSIGDTLNPQDASKGIEYNKTGSVFFYAADSVGNRSAWEEAKYDMASDNICGKNAYPVPVGGKTVCVDAYEYPNQPDATPKDMVSQEEAARICKNEGKHLCTIEEWQAACRGKDGFKFSYGNGYKQSKCNTNTKAAKRSGRKTQCRSWYGMYDMNGNLWEWTASTSKQHPDKFLVAGGAWNTNNESSCSVSKFSFYPQNQYPSVGFRCCK, from the coding sequence ATGGCAAACAACGAAAAGAATTCTACGAAGAACGCACAAAATGCGCAGGGCAACCAAAAGAAGAAAAACGGGAAACGCAATCTCGTCATCTTGATTTTGATGTTCCTTTTGCTCATCTGCCTTTTTGTAGTGCAGTGCCAGCTCAACAAAGTCAAGCAGCAAGCGCTTGAAGAACAGAAGCTCTCGGAACTCGCCCTCCGCCAGCAGCAGATTCTTGACAGCCTCCGCGCCGAGCAGGCCAAGGCCGACAGCTTGAAGGCTCTCGAAGAAGCTAGAATCGCGGACAGCTTACGCCTTGCCGATAGCCTCCGCACGGCAGATTCGCTCGCCAATTTACCGAAAGTCAACAAGGATAGTCTCAAAAATGTCCGCGACAGCATCCGTGTTGCACGTAAGGCACGCAGAGATAGCCTAGAAGCCCTTGCTAAAATCGAAAAAGCAAGGCAAGATTCCTTGGACAAATTGCGTGCAGCCGATAGCCTCCGCAACTCGGACAAGGTCCCGCCCACAGCCGAAATCACGCCGCCTGCAGGCCGCTACTACGACCCAATCAAGCTCAAGGTCAAGTGCGACGAAATCAAATGCAAGACGTTTGTTTCCATCGGCGATACGCTCAATCCGCAAGACGCAAGCAAGGGCATTGAATACAACAAAACCGGTTCCGTATTCTTCTACGCAGCCGACTCTGTGGGTAACCGCTCTGCTTGGGAAGAAGCCAAGTACGACATGGCAAGCGATAACATTTGCGGCAAGAACGCCTACCCTGTCCCGGTTGGCGGAAAGACTGTCTGCGTAGATGCTTACGAATATCCGAACCAGCCGGACGCTACGCCGAAGGACATGGTAAGCCAGGAAGAAGCCGCACGCATCTGCAAGAACGAAGGCAAGCACCTCTGTACGATAGAAGAATGGCAAGCCGCATGCCGTGGCAAGGACGGTTTCAAGTTCTCTTACGGTAACGGTTACAAGCAGAGCAAGTGCAACACCAACACGAAGGCAGCCAAGAGAAGCGGCCGCAAGACGCAGTGCCGTAGCTGGTATGGCATGTACGACATGAACGGAAACCTCTGGGAATGGACAGCCTCTACAAGCAAGCAGCACCCGGACAAGTTCCTGGTCGCAGGCGGTGCATGGAACACCAACAACGAAAGTAGCTGTTCCGTAAGCAAATTCAGCTTCTATCCGCAAAACCAGTACCCGAGTGTCGGTTTCAGGTGTTGTAAATAG
- a CDS encoding amino acid ABC transporter ATP-binding protein, producing MNANAETLIQVKNLCKSYGDKQILKGISLDIHRGDVIAIIGPSGCGKSTFLRQLNLLEHPTSGDILLDGKSILAKGVSKPSIRERVGMVFQQFNLFKNMTALKNIMFAPVKLGRLSKAEAETRARELLKRVGLLDRADHYPAQLSGGQQQRIAIARAMAMQPEAILFDEPTSALDPEMVGEVLRIMKDLAKSGMTMIVVTHEMSFAREVANRVLFFADGYVKEDGTPEEVFDNPKDTRLKEFLSALKK from the coding sequence ATGAACGCTAATGCAGAAACTTTAATCCAGGTCAAGAACCTTTGCAAATCTTACGGCGACAAGCAAATCCTCAAGGGCATTTCGCTTGATATCCATCGCGGTGATGTGATTGCAATTATCGGACCATCTGGTTGTGGCAAGTCTACGTTCTTGCGCCAGCTGAACTTGCTAGAGCACCCGACGAGCGGCGATATCCTTTTGGATGGCAAGAGCATTTTGGCGAAAGGTGTTTCGAAGCCTTCGATTCGCGAGCGCGTAGGCATGGTGTTTCAGCAGTTCAACTTGTTCAAGAACATGACCGCTCTCAAGAACATCATGTTTGCTCCGGTGAAACTCGGTCGCTTGTCCAAGGCAGAAGCCGAAACGCGTGCTCGTGAACTCTTGAAGCGTGTGGGACTTTTGGACCGTGCTGATCACTACCCGGCTCAGCTTTCGGGCGGTCAGCAGCAGCGTATTGCTATTGCCCGTGCCATGGCAATGCAACCAGAAGCAATCCTCTTTGACGAACCGACGAGCGCTTTGGACCCGGAAATGGTGGGCGAGGTGCTCAGGATCATGAAGGACCTTGCAAAGTCTGGAATGACGATGATTGTCGTGACGCACGAAATGAGCTTTGCCCGCGAAGTGGCAAACCGCGTGCTCTTCTTTGCCGATGGTTACGTTAAGGAAGACGGAACCCCCGAAGAAGTCTTCGACAACCCGAAGGACACCCGCCTCAAGGAATTCTTGTCCGCACTCAAGAAGTAG
- a CDS encoding ABC transporter substrate-binding protein/permease — translation MIRKLYLPLLIALFSLALTSCQSEKQTIIPNRVHSISDLGHKKVGVQIGNTADIYASDFGGDTAKIDVERYTKLADAVQALLQGKIDAVLSDDQPAKAFVLQNPSLRILEEVFVEEMYAGVVAKGNEALLDSVNQALEAMKKDGVYDSLFNTYINRNGNYHYQKKVTEGPKLVLSTNAQFPPYEYYENAKVVGFDIETVNYIADYLNRTVEIQDIEFDAIINAVASGKADVGFAGFTVTEERKKSINFTTPYTLSKIVVIVRGDQAVQSEESFGDHVYKNFVKDSRWKFIVEGLRNTLVISFFAALLGIMIGFVIAQIRTSNEFNGRFKVLNWFAKAYLAVIRGTPMMIQLLIIYYIVFSSVNINKILVAIVAFGINSGAYVSEIIRSGIKGVDPGQIEAGRSLGLKFRTVLYYIVYPQAFKNSLPALTNEFISLIKETSICGYIGLTDLTRGGDIIRSMTYEAMLPLLAVAAIYFIIVAGLSACVAKLEKRLKKNER, via the coding sequence ATGATACGAAAGTTATATCTCCCTCTTCTTATTGCACTGTTCTCGCTCGCGCTCACATCGTGCCAAAGCGAGAAACAGACCATCATCCCCAACAGGGTTCATTCCATTAGCGATCTCGGTCACAAAAAGGTGGGCGTGCAGATTGGCAACACCGCCGATATCTACGCGTCGGACTTTGGTGGCGACACGGCGAAAATCGATGTCGAACGCTACACGAAACTTGCCGATGCTGTGCAAGCGCTGTTGCAGGGGAAGATTGACGCGGTCTTGAGTGATGATCAGCCTGCAAAGGCTTTCGTGCTCCAGAATCCGTCGCTTCGCATTCTCGAAGAAGTCTTCGTCGAAGAAATGTATGCAGGCGTTGTCGCGAAGGGCAACGAAGCGCTTTTGGATTCTGTGAACCAGGCGCTTGAAGCGATGAAGAAGGACGGCGTTTACGATTCGCTTTTCAATACCTACATCAACCGCAACGGCAATTATCATTATCAAAAGAAAGTGACCGAAGGCCCGAAACTTGTGCTTTCGACGAACGCTCAGTTCCCGCCGTACGAATATTACGAGAATGCAAAGGTCGTTGGTTTTGATATTGAAACTGTCAACTACATTGCCGACTACCTCAACCGCACCGTCGAAATTCAAGATATTGAATTTGATGCGATTATCAATGCGGTTGCGTCGGGCAAGGCTGATGTCGGTTTCGCTGGATTTACCGTTACCGAAGAACGCAAAAAGTCCATTAATTTCACAACACCGTACACGCTTTCAAAGATTGTCGTGATTGTCCGCGGTGACCAAGCGGTTCAAAGCGAAGAGAGCTTTGGCGATCACGTCTACAAGAATTTCGTGAAGGATTCCCGCTGGAAGTTCATTGTCGAAGGTCTCCGCAACACGCTTGTGATTTCGTTCTTTGCGGCTCTCCTCGGTATCATGATTGGCTTTGTGATTGCGCAGATTCGTACGAGCAACGAATTCAACGGCCGCTTCAAAGTGCTGAACTGGTTTGCGAAGGCTTACCTCGCTGTGATTCGCGGCACACCGATGATGATCCAGCTCCTCATCATTTACTACATCGTCTTCTCATCGGTGAACATCAACAAGATTCTCGTCGCGATTGTCGCTTTCGGCATCAACTCGGGCGCTTACGTTTCCGAAATCATCCGCAGTGGCATCAAGGGGGTAGACCCGGGACAGATTGAAGCTGGCCGTAGTCTTGGCCTCAAGTTCCGCACAGTCCTTTATTACATCGTTTACCCGCAGGCGTTCAAGAACTCGCTTCCGGCTCTCACGAACGAATTTATCTCGCTCATCAAGGAAACGTCCATTTGCGGTTACATCGGCCTTACCGACCTCACTCGCGGTGGCGATATCATCCGCAGTATGACTTATGAAGCCATGCTCCCGCTCCTTGCTGTGGCTGCTATTTACTTTATCATTGTCGCCGGGCTTTCGGCTTGTGTTGCAAAACTTGAAAAGAGGTTGAAGAAAAATGAACGCTAA
- a CDS encoding CAP domain-containing protein gives MKINLFGNMAKYATCATFAFAMSCVVSGCSESSSVTYIEIPDVAEVVSSSSENTELSSSSSQKSTNSSSSEKFAASSSSEKSSSSSSKPVSSSSEKVAASSSSAKSSSSTENSFFSATWREDCLAKINEYRATENLEPLTLAPEEKQTCTDQEAADDLAENKAHGHFGNCGEGAQNSGPNFNTSWRKTATEATDAFLKMMWEDEKALVTSGERDPDKKEDYSYIGHYLNMKGNYKTVACGIALTEDGKKGWLNINFFR, from the coding sequence ATGAAAATTAATTTGTTTGGTAATATGGCAAAGTATGCAACTTGCGCAACTTTTGCCTTTGCAATGTCTTGTGTTGTGTCGGGTTGTTCCGAAAGCAGTAGCGTGACTTATATAGAAATACCGGATGTTGCAGAAGTTGTGAGCTCATCTTCTGAAAATACCGAGCTCAGTTCATCGTCTTCTCAAAAGTCAACAAACAGTTCGTCGTCCGAGAAATTTGCCGCATCTTCGTCTTCGGAGAAATCCTCATCTTCATCGTCGAAACCTGTTAGCAGTTCTTCTGAAAAGGTCGCTGCATCTTCATCCTCTGCGAAGTCCTCTTCTTCGACAGAAAATTCTTTTTTCAGCGCGACATGGCGTGAAGATTGCCTCGCTAAAATCAACGAATACCGTGCGACAGAAAATCTCGAACCGCTGACGCTTGCACCTGAAGAAAAGCAGACCTGCACCGATCAAGAAGCTGCTGATGACCTCGCCGAAAACAAGGCTCACGGTCACTTTGGCAACTGTGGCGAAGGCGCTCAAAACTCGGGTCCGAACTTCAACACTTCATGGCGCAAAACCGCGACAGAAGCAACCGATGCTTTCCTCAAGATGATGTGGGAAGATGAAAAGGCTCTCGTGACTAGCGGCGAACGTGATCCCGACAAAAAAGAGGATTATTCCTATATAGGCCACTACCTCAACATGAAGGGCAATTACAAAACAGTCGCCTGCGGTATTGCTCTCACAGAAGATGGCAAAAAAGGCTGGCTGAATATCAATTTCTTCAGATAG